A window of Kribbella voronezhensis genomic DNA:
CCACGCCCGCCTCGGCGACCGCGACCGGCCGGGTGCCCGGGTCGGACTTGATCACGCTCGGCTCGCCCAGGTGCGGCGCGAGCTGCGCGGCCTTGGCGAACTTGGAGGAGAATTCGCCGAAGCTCAGGTGCTGGCTCTTCTCCCGGATCAGCGCGAACGTCGCGATGTCCCAGAACGCGGTCGAACCACCGTTGCCGAGCACGACCTGGTAGCCGTCCGGCAGGTTGAACAGGTCCGCGACGCCCTGCTGGACCCGGCCGACCAGGTTCTTCACCGGCGCCTGCCGGTGCGAGGTGCCGAGCAGCTTGGCGCCCTCGGTCGCCAGCGCCGCGACAGCTTCCGGGCGCACCTTGGAGGGACCGGCGCCGAAGCGGCCGTCAGCGGGCTTGAGCTCTGCGGGGATGATGATGTCGCTGGTCACCAGCGGTTCCCTTCGTCGTCTGGCTGAATGCTTGCCGACGACGCTGTCAGCGAACTCCAGTGTTCCACACCTCCGACACACCCCCGTAACAGGCCCGTACTCCGAACCCTCGGTACGCCGTACACCGGCTACTCGTGTTTGCGGGTGATCTTTTGCTCGCCAGTGAGGACGGCTACCTGGCCGGCGTCGGTGGTGACCCATTCGCCGCAGGCGCCGCCGCCTTCGGCTACGTCGAGGGTGAGCGGCGTGCCGTCCATCCGCAGCGCCGGGTGGTAGTACTCCGCGACCTGCTCGGCCTCGCCCTGGATGTAGTGGCCGATCAGTGCTCGCCGGAACCGATCGCTGGTGACGTTCGGCGCGCTCCCGTGCACCAGTGCGCCGTGGAAGAACAGCACATCGCCCGGCTCCATCTCCACCGGTACTGCGGCCGCTGCGTCGGGCAGCGGCACGGTCACATCGGTGAAGCTCACCTTCGTGTCCGCCTTCTCCGTGCACAGGATCGGCCACCGGTGACTACCCGGCACGACCTCCAGGCAGCCGTTCACCTGGTCGACCCGATCGAGCGCCATCCACGCCGCCACGCACGTACCGGGCTCGGCCTTCAGATAGAAGTTGTCCTGGTGCAGCGCCTGCCCCCGCGACCCCGGCGGCTTGAAGTAGATCATCGTCTGTACTGCGTACGGCGACCTGCCGAGCAAGGCGGTCATCACGTCGTCGAGACGGTCGTCGATCAGCCATTGCAGGGAGAGCTCGTCCCAGCGATGCATCTGCGCCATCCGCGGGTACCGGCGGAGCGGGTCGCGGCTGTTGGCCTGTACGCCGACTACGTCATTCGCGTACGAGCCGCGCTTCCGCAACTCCATGTAGTGGTCCCGGAGCCGCTCGACCTCGTTCACGCCGAACAACCCGCGCACCAGCGTGTACCCCGAACGGTCGAACTCATCCTTGAACGAATCGCTCATCCACATCTCCTGTGCTCGATCCACCGTGAGCATCCGGCGGCGCATACTGAGAACCAGACAAGGCAATTCTCTGAGAGCAAGCACCGATCGGCCACGGATGTTCGACGCAAGGACTTGAAGTTTTGACGCATCAGCCAGCGATCTCCAAGGGACTCGACCTGCAGCTGCTCTCTCCGCCCACCTTCTGGCGATGCGAGCCGAGCTGGTCCTGGGTGTCGCGTCCACTGCCGGACCATCTGCTGTGGTGCGTGCTGGACGGCATCGGCCGGCTGGAACTCGACAACCGGGTGACCGAGCTGGGCCCTGGAATGTGCGCCGTCTTCAAACCAGGAGATGCCCCGACGGCGAACCACGACCCGCGCAGGCGGTTGCTGGTGTTCGGTATGCACTTCACGCCCAGGCGGCCCCCGGCGGACGTAGTACCGGAGGCGCGGTGGGCGGAGGTGCGGGATCGGGTGCTGCTTGGTGCGTTGGCGCGGAGCTCGGATTCGGCGTACAGGCGAGGCGATCGGTTGGGGGAGCGGCAGGCCGAGCTCTGTCTGGAGCAGTTCCTCTGCCTGATCTGGGAAGCCGCGCACGGTACGCAGGCGAGCAGTGTCGACACAGCGATCGAAGAGGTCGCACAGCTGATCCGGCAGGATCCCGGGCGCGACTGGAGTGTCAGTGAGATGGCAACGCGTGCCTCGCTCTCGCGTGCTCAGTTCACTCGCCGATTCGTCGCCCAGAACGGTATGGCGCCGGCGCAGTACCTGATCAACGCAAGGATCGACAGAGCGCACCAGTTGCTGACGGAGACGAGCATGACGATCACCCAGATCGCCGCTGCCCTCGGCTACGCAGACGTGCCGTACTTCAGCCGCCAGTACAAACAACGCACCGGCCGCCCACCCAGCGCCACCAGACCACGCAGTACAGAATCCCGCGCCGGGAGCAACTAACCCGACAGTGGTCGACGCCAGCTCTCCAGTACTTCGTCCAGCTGCTCGCGAATCCGGTCCCGTGCCTCGGAGCGCGGCACGCCGGCCATCAGCAGTTCGTCGTACGGCGTGTTCTCGTGGCGGACCGATGCGGCCACAGCGAGCGTGATCGCGTTCTCCTCCAGAGCACGACCAGCGGCCGATCTCCCCACCCGACCGCTGCTCCGAGTGCCCGCGTGGTTCGCGATCGCCTGAGCTCGCTCGGCCGGGCAGCCCGGGAAGAGTCGCGAGATCTCAGCGGCCATCCGCTGCTGGAACTCGACATCCTCGACAGCTCGCTTCTCCCGCGCACGTTCCCGCTGCCGTTCCCGTACGTCGGAGTCGGCCAAGCACTGCTCCTCGGCCAGCTCCAGCGCGGGCTGCTCGACCAGCACGCCCTGTCGTTCGTACCGTTTGCGGGCACGACTCCAGCGCACCACAACCGCCGACAGTGTGCTCGCCTTGCGGGCCCGGCGGGTGAGGGCCGTGTTGCCCGACGGGATGAAGACCAGGTGGTCGAGATCCATGCAGGCCAGGCAGTGCGGCACATCGTTCTCGAGCCGCATCAAGACGGCTTCGGTCGTTTCGCAGTCCGCGCAGGTGAACTGCTTGAGCGGCTGGATGACCAGCAGGTCCTCGACCTTCGGCATCGGTCAGGCCCAGGAGGGGTTCCAGCCCTCAATGTCGGTGGCCGGGCGGGTGTCCGGGCCGGAGTAGATCGCCGACGGGCGGATCAGCCGGCCGGTGCGCTTCTGCTCCAGCACGTGCGCGCTCCAACCCGCAGTACGGGCGCAGGTGAACATGGAGGTGAACATCGGCGGTGGCACCTCGGCGAAGTCGAGCACGATCGCGGCCCAGAACTCGACGTTGGTCTCCAGCACCCGGTCCGGGCGCCGCTCGCGCAGCTCGGCGAGGGCGGCCTTCTCCAGCGCCTCGGCGACCTCGTAGCGCGGCGCGTCGAGCTCCTGCGCCGTACGCCGAAGTACGCGGGCGCGCGGGTCCTCGGCACGGTACACGCGGTGGCCGAAGCCCATCAGCCGCTCACCGCCGTCCAGCAGGCCCTTCACGTACGCACGGGCGTCACCGCTCTTCTCGACGCCCTCGATCATCGTCAGCACGCGGGCCGGCGCACCGCCGTGCAGCGGGCCGGACATGGCGCCGACAGCACCGGACAGCGCGGCAGCGACGTCGGCACCGGTGGACGCGATCACCCGAGCCGTGAAGGTGGAGGCGTTCATACCGTGCTCGGCAGCGGACGTCCAGTACGCGTCGACAGCCTTGACGTGCTTGGGATCCGGCTCGCCACGCCAGCGGATCATGAACCGCTCGGTGATGGTGGTCGCCTTGTCCACCTCGCGCTGCGGAACCATCGGCTGCCCGATGCCGCGCGCGGCCTGGGCGACGTACGACAGGGCCATCACTGCCGCACGGGACAGGTCGTCGCGCGCCTGGGTGTCGTCGATGTCGTACAGCGGCCGCAGTCCCCAGGCCGGAGCGAGCATCGCCAGCGCGGACTGGACGTCGACCCGGATGTCACCGGTGTGCACCGGCAGCGGGAACGGCTCAGCGGGCGGCAGCCCCGGGGTGAATGCGCCGTCGACCAGCAGGCCCCAGACGTTCTCGAACGGCACCCGGCCGACCAGATCCTCGATGTCGACCCCGCGGTAGCGCAGCGCGGAGCCCTCCTTGTCCGGCTCGGCGATCTGGGTGTCGAAGGCGACGACTCCCTCGAGACCGTGCTGAACCTCGGTTTTCGGATCTGACATCAGCCGCTGACTCCCTTGTCGATTGAGGCGCCCAGGAAGCATAGTTCTCCAGCTCGCGGGACGGACAGATCTGTGACCGGTTCGGCGATTACGCTCGCCGCCATGACAACCAAGCCGAACCCGGTACTCGGGCTGCTGATCGGGGCAGTGCTGGCCTGGGGTAGCGCCACGGCGATCAACTATGCAGGCATCAAGCTGAACGTCTTACGGGCCGCCCGCTTCGACAACAGCCTGTCGGACGGTCTTCCCTGGATACTGCTCATCCTCGCGGTCTCGGCGGTGGTCGGGCTCGTGCTGTCGATCCGCACGATCAGCGGCGGTGCTCTGGTCGGTGCCGGCGGCTTGCTGACTGCAGTGGGCGTGGCGGTGTTCACCTTGCCGCTCCGCCAGGCCTTCGACCTGTCCAAGTTGTTCGTGATCCCTGGTACGAATCCAGCGGGTTACGTCCTGTGGGACGGCTCGGTGATCTTCGTCGGGACGATCCTGCTGGTGCTGGGCGTACGACGCTGGGCGACCGACCTCCGCAGTACGTCGCTGAACGGTCCGGGTTATCAGCCCGGCCAGCAACTCCCGACGCAGTACCCGGGCCAGCAGTACGGCGGTCAGACGTTCCCCGGGCAACAGAGTCCCGGGCAGCAGAGCCCTGGGCAGCAGGGCGCTCGCCAGCAGGACTACCCGCCCCGGGGTGGAGCGCAGCCGCGCTGATCTAGGCTCGGAGCCGTGGACCTTGCAGAGATGCGGCAGACGTACGGCCTGGGGGAGTTGCTGGAGAGTCAGGTCGACGCCGACCCGATCGTGCAGTTCGGGCAGTGGCTCGCGCAGGCGACCGAGGCGGGACTGGCGGAACCGAACGCGATGGTGGTCGCCACCGCGGACGCGAACGGCCGCCCGTCGGCACGGACCGTCCTGCTGAAAGGCCTGGACGAGCGCGGCTTCGTCTTCTACACCAACCAGCAGTCCCGCAAGGCCGATGACCTGGCCGCCAACCCGTACTGCGCTCTGGTGTTCCCCTGGCACGCCATGGAACGCCAGGTTCGGGTAGAGGGCGTCGCCGAGAAGCTGCCCTCCGAGGAGGTCGAGGCGTACTTCGCCACCCGGCCGCGCGGGTCGCAGCTAGGCGCCTGGGCGTCCCAGCAGAGTCAGCCGGTAGCGAGCCGCGAAGAGCTGGACGCGCAGTACGCCTCGTACGAACGGCAGTGGCCGGACGGCACCGAGATCTCGGCTCCCTACTTCTGGGGTGGCTACCGGATCCGGCCCGAAGCCTTCGAGTTCTGGCAGGGCCGCACCGGACGCCTCCACGACCGCCTGGCCTACCGCCGTACCAGCTCCTCCTCCTGGGAACTGCTCCGACTCCAGCCCTGATCGACGGCGGGACCGGTCTCACGGAATCCGTGCCGCTGCCACCAGCGGGCCAGTGGGGCCGGTGCCCACCAGTTGGCCCTACCGAGTAGGCGCATGGTGGCGGGGACCAGCAGCGCCCGGACTACGGTCGCGTCGAGCAGGATCGCGATCACCAGGCCGACCCCGATCATCTTCACGAACACGATTCCCGAGGTGGCGAAGGCGCCCACGACGATGATCAGCAGCAACGCGGCACTGGTGATGATTCCGCCGGTCCGTTGCAGCCCCAGCGCGACCGAGCGCGTGTTGTCCCCGGTCCGGTCGTACTCCTCCCGGATTCGGCTGAGCAGGAACACCTCGTAGTCCATCGACAGCCCGAACAGTATGGCGAACAGCAGGACAGGATTGGTCGCGTCCAGGAAGCCGGCGGGGGTGAAGTCGAGCAGGCCGGCCAGATGGCCCTCCTGGAAGATCCACACCATCGCGCCGAAGGACGCCGAGAGCGAGAACACGTTCATCAGCAATGCCTTGGCAGGCAGGACAAAGGAGCCGAAGGCAACAAACAACAGGACGAACGTGACGAGCACGATGAACCCGGCCATCCAGGGCGCGCGCTCACGCAGTACGTGCAGAAGGTCGACCAGTGCCGCGGTGTCTCCACCTACCTCGACAGTCGTTCCAGTGGGCGGTTGCACTGCGCGGACGGCCTTCACCACGGCGCGAGCCGGCAATTCCTGCGACGTGTAGTGGGTGTGGACCAGGATCGACGCGATTCCGTTCTTGTAGCCGCCGAGTCGAACGTCCTGGACATCGCGGACCTGACCGAGTTGCCGCAGGTAGGGCGCCAAAGCCTGCTGGACAGTCGTGGCAGGCGGTGGTGTAGCGAACCGAACCGCCACCTGTACTTCGGATCCGCCCGCGCCGGCGAAGTCGTTCTGCAAGGTCTCGGTGACCGTGCGGCTGTTCGCGCCGGCTGGTAGGGCCCGGTGGTCGACACCACCCAATTGCGCTTGCAGAAAGGGGATTCCGAGCACGAGCAGCAGCGGAACCAGCACTACCACGTAGATCACCGGCCGCCGCATCACGCTGTGCGCGAGCCGGTACCACGCGCCGTGCTCGGCCGCACCGAGTCCGCCTCGCCTTGCCAGCCAGGGCACCTTCAACTTGTTCACCCGATCGCCGAGCACCGCCAGCAGAGCGGGCAGCGCCGTCAGCGCCGCGACCATCGCCACCAGCACGGCCGCGGCGCCGCCGTACGCCATCGAGCGCAGGAACATGACGGGGAACAACACCAGACTGGAGATCGCCACTCCGACGGTGACACCGGAGAATGCGACCGTCCGGCCGGCCGTACTCATCGTCACGGTCAACGCGGTCTCGACGTCGTTGCCGAGAGCAAGCTGTTCGCGGAACCTGGTGACGATGAACAACGCGTAGTCGATCGCCAGTCCGAGCCCGATCATCGTGACGATGTTGATCGAGAACACCGAGACATCGGTGAAGGTGGTGAGCGCCCGCAGTACGACAAAGGCGCCGAGGATCGCCAGACCGCCGACGAACAACGGGAGGCTGGCCGCGACCAGGCCGCCGAAGACGACCACGAGCAGGATCAGCACGATCGGCAGGGAGATCGTCTCCGCCTGCACGATGTCGTGCTCGGTCTGCGTGTTCACCTCGTCGAACACGGCGACCTCGCCGCCGACCTTCACGTCGAGTCCGGCCGGCGCCTGCCGGACCTTCTCCGCGATCGTGTGGAACGTGGCCAGCCGCGCCTCCGCATCGGCCCCGGCGAGCGTCAGTACGGCGTACGTCGAGTGCTGGTCCTTGGAGACGAAGGCCGCGGATCCGGTACTCCAGAAGGTCGTCCTGCCGACCACATCAGCGGATGGCAGCTCCGCGAGGTCCTGCTCGACGGCGGAACGGAAACCGGGATCTGCCACCGTTTGTGTCGGGCTGCGGTAGAGCACGATCACGTCGGTGCCGGTCCGGCCGATGTTCTGCTCGATCGTGCGAACGGCCCGGTACGCCTCGCTGTCAGGGGCGTCGAACCCGCCGTTCGCGAGAGCGCCGAACACTCCCGTGCCCCAGGCGATCGCGGCCACCACGAACGCGCCGGTCAGCGCGAGCACCAGCCGACGGTGCCGGTAATTGAATCTGCCGAGGGTCTCGAACACGGCGCGTCTCCAGAGGTATTTAACACTGGTCGCTCAAGTGAACAGCGTTAACGGTTAACGGTGTAAACACTAACCTCGTGTCCGGCCCCGCTGTCAAGGAAGTTCGCGATACCGTTCGGGCGACGGAACAGGAGAGGGACTGTGGAGGTATCGAGCCGGCGCGATCGCCAGCGGGCAGCGACCGTGGCGGAGATCAAGGCCGCGGCGCGGAAGCTGCTGGTCGGCGGTGGCCTGTCCGCGGTCGGCCTCCGTGCGGTCGCCCGCGAGCTCGGGCTCAGCGCGCCCGCGCTCTACCGGTACTTCGGCAGCCACGAAGACCTCATCTCGGCCTTGATAGCCGACCTGTACGACGAACTGACGGCATACCTGATCCAGCTTCGCGACAGCGACCCCGCGGCGGATCTCGGCGACCAGCTGTTCGGGATCGCCGGGGGACTGCGGGACTGGGCGCTGGCGCATCCGGCGGAGTTCGGGCTGCTGTTCGGAGCGCCGGTGCCGGATCCGCTCGACCCCGGGCACGAGCTGACCGCGGGTCATCAGGCGGCGATGCGATTCGGCGCGGTGTTCGTGGAGCTGGTGACGAAGGTCTGGCATCAGCAACCGTTCCCGAGTCCGCCCGAGGAACTGCTCGGAACCGAGCTGCTCGGCCAACTCGAACAGAAGGCCGAGTTCTTCGACGGGATGCCGCCCGGGGCGGTCTATCTGGCGCTGACCTACTGGACCAGGCTCTACGGGCTGATCTGCATGGAGGTCTTCGGCCAGCTGCACTGGGCGCTCGACGACGCAAGCGCGTACTTCGCGGCGCAACTCCGCGAGATCGGCGAGGGACTCGGCCTCGACTGCCCGCCGGTCGACGACGATTCCGGCAGCGCCTGACGAAGCCGGCGCACGGCGAACCGGGATATCGGCGTTCAGGGAAAATAAAAAAGAGACCCGTGGACGCTTCCAGAGACACGACCGGGTGGCCGAGCTCGGGGTCAGGCGGACTTTCCTGACTGTCCACGGGTCCGGTGGCTGGCGTTGAACTGGCCGACCACTTGCCCACTGATTAGTGGTTGGCGGTCAGCCCGCCGCCACCTCACGAGTCCGATTGCAATTCATGCGTTGGACCACCTCCCTTCGCGTGTACCTGAAACCTACGTCGCGACCGCGAGGTGTTCAAGGGAGTTTTCGCCGACGGCTGAACGGCTTCTCGTGGTCTCATGAAGGCATGGTCTTCGAGCTCGGTCTGCCCGTCATCCTGTTGCTGTTCGGAACCGTCTGGTTCGTGGTGTCGTCGTACCGCCGGGCTGCCATCGCGGAGCAGACCGTGGCCGAGCTCAACGCCGAGACGAAGGCGCTGATGCGGGAGGTCCGGACGCTCGAGAAGGCGGTCGCGGCTGCCGAGCAGGGTCTGCGTACGCTCAGCTCGCATCCGTCGGTACCGCGGGACGTCGCGGTCACCGCCGACCTGACGCTCGCCGACATCCGGCGACTCACCGAGGGCAAGGAGCTCGACCACTGATGGCAAAGCTGGGGAACGCGACCGCGGTCGCCAAGGGCGGCAACGTGAAGATGAAGGTGGTCGGCGGTCTGATCCTCGCGGTGATCGCGCTGATCATCCTGCTGAGCATCTTCAACTTCGCCAGCACGGACGCGAACCGGATCGGGCTGCACTACGGCGGCGGCGTGATCGAGGACAAGAAGTTCAAGTCGATCATCCCGCCGGGTTCGACGAACAAGCTGATCGGGCCCGGCGACAAGCTGTACACCTACCCGATCGACCAACGGTCGTACATCATCGGCGGTGCCGGCGCGGACACCGACGACGCCGACGAGGTCACCGTGGTCAGCAAGGACAACGTCCGGCTCGGGATCCGGGTGCAGGTCTACTTCACGCTGAACCGGGACGCGAAGGTGCTCCAGCAGTTCCACGAGCGGATCGGGCTGAAGACCGAGGCCTACACGACCGAAGGCTGGGACAAGATGCTGCAGGCCTACTTCCGGCCGCAGATCGACCGGGCCCTGGCGGCCGTCGGCACCGACTACCTGTGGAACGAGCTGTACAACAACGAGGCCCGCAAGACGAAGTTCCAGAACGCGGCCGCGACGAAGTTCACCGACATCCTGGCCGCTGCGGTGGGCGACGACTACTTCTGCGGACCGTCGTACAACGGCACCAACGCGTGCGGCGAGTTGTCGTTCACGATCCAGAAGCCGACGCCGCTGGACAAGGGCATCATCGACGGGCTCGAGGCCAAGCAGCGCGCCGAACTCGCCAAGCAGGCGCAGGAGCAGAAGAACCAGCAGATCAACGTCGAACTGCAGTCGGTCAAGCAGCAGGTCGCGTTGCTCGGGTCACAGGGCTACCTGCTGAAATCCGCGATCGAGTCGGGCAAGATCCAGTTCATGGTGATCCCGCAGAACGGCAACGTGAGCATCCCGGTGCCGACCCCGACCGCGACCACGCCGCGCTGAGCCGATGTCCGCGCTGCCGTCCCATCTCGAGCTGGTGCAGGGCGTCGTCCTGCCCAGGCCGGTCGGCGCCGACCCGGTCCTCGATTTCCTGAACACCCGCTCCGAGTGGGCCGGCCGAGGGCCCGCCCGGAGCGAATGGCTCACGTCGTACGAGGCGCTGGTGATCTGGAGCGGGTACGTCGGCCTGCTCTCCGACGCGAGCGTCTTCCGGCTGATCGAGCAAGCCGCCGTCAAACCCACCGACGCCGCCCGCCGGCTGGCCGCCGCCCGCGAGTTCCGCGCCGACCTGTACGACGTACTCACCGACTCGGCCGCGGCCGGCTCCTTCGACGCGGTCGCCCGCGTGATCGACAAAGCCGGCGCCCGCCGACGGCTCCTCGCAGTACCGGCCGACGGCGACGGATTCCGGGCCGCCTGGGAGCTGCCGGAAGACCTCGGCCTGCCGCTCGACCAGCTCGCACTCCTGGCGGCCGACCTCCTCACTGGCCCGTCCCGCGACCATGTCCGCGCCTGCCCCGGCGACGCCTGCGGCTGGCTCTTCCTCGACCCCCGAGGCCGCCGCCGCTGGTGCTCCATGTCCACCTGCGGCAACCGCGCCAAAGTCCGAGCCCACGCCGCGCGCACCAGGTAGTACATCCCCACGCACCTCCTGCGTCGGCGCTCCCGCCCACCCTGGGTTCGCAGCTCCTCCGTCGCGGCTCGATAACTGCGCGCCGGTTCGGTGCCGCGCCGACTTGGCGAGCTGGTCCGTCGTCGCGGGTGCTCCAGGAACATTCCAGGCCCTCCGTCCTCGCCGCTGTCGTCGCGCACCCTGCCTCGCCGCTACTGCCCTCGCCCACCGTTCCTGACTGCTCAGCACCCACCTACTAGCGACCCCTTATGCAACCCTAGGTTGCGCATTCTCCGTCCTGTCTCTAGAGTCATGTGCAACCAATGGTTGCTATTCGCAGCTAAAGCCGTCGCTTCTGGAGGGGTAAATATGAGCGGGTTGCTGAACGGTAAGAACGCCGTGATCTACGGCGGTGGAGGTGCGATCGGTGCCGCCGTCGCGCGGGTATTCGTTCGCGAAGGGGCGCGCGTCTTCATCGCCGGCCGGACGCAGGCGAAGCTGGATGCCGTGGCGCGCGACATCGCCGCGATGGGTGGCGCCGTGGAGACCGCGCAGGTCGACGTACTCGATCAAGAGGCGGTGGAGAAGCACGCTGATGAGATCGCGGCGACAGCAGGCGGTATCGACATCGCGCTCAACGCGGTCAGTGTCATGCACGATCAAGGCACCTTGCTCGCGGATCTCTCGGTCGAGGAGTTCATGCGGCCGATCGACGGGTTTCTGCAGGGGTTGTTCATCACCAGCAAGGCGGTGGCGCGGCATATGGGTGGCGAGCGTCCTGGTGTCATCCTGACGCTGTCCGAGCCGGGTTCGAAGCTCGCGGTCGGCGGCATCTTGGGCCACGGTGTGAGCGCGGCCGGCAAGGAAGCCTTCACCCGGCTTTTGGCCGCCGAGTTGGCGCCCAGCAACATCCGGGTGATCGGCATCCGACCGCACGCTGTGGTCGACGCACCGGCCGCGGGTTCCTACACCAAGGACCTCTTCAAGCCCTTGGCTGCAGGCGCCGGTCAGTCGGTCCAGGAACTGCTCGAGGACGGCAGCATGGCGCAGAGCACACTCCTCAAGCGGTTGCCGACGCTGTCCGAAGTCGCCGAGACCGCCGCCTTCCTGGCCTCGGACCGAGCCGGCTCCATCACCGGAACCATCACCAACCTCACCGCCGGCACCCTGACCGACTGACCCGCGAGTCCGCTGAGTTCTAGTTGAACACTGACGGGTCTACCAGGAGCCAGGTTTGGTGGGCTCGGGCGAGGATTCGGCCGTCGGCGTCGTAGAGGGTGGTGGCGGTGTGGGTCTTGCGGCCGTCTTCGGTGAGGAGGCGGCCCATGACGACGCAGGGCTCGCCGGCGGGTGGGCGGGCGTCGATGCAGGCGGTCATCTGGCCGAGGACCGACGGGCGGCCGTCGAGGTCGATCGTCCAGCCGCCGGGGCAGTCCAGGGCGGCCCAGAGGTAGACGGGGTCGACCAGGCCGTCCTCGCCGGCCAGGTCGGCGGCGGGATGCCAGGTGCAGGCGGTTCGGCCGTCGCCGAGCGGGCCGGGGCGCAGTTGCAGGCCTTCGGTGTTCTCCGGCCCGCAGGCGAAGCACCCCGGAAACGGGTGGTTGGAAAGACCCCGGTACGACGATTCCGCCGCGCGCGCCTCGTCGGGGCCGACCGGGTCGATCGCCGCGTCGGTCAGGTTTGCCGCGTCGACAGCGAGCGCTTCAGCGACCACGGCGTCGCCATTGGTCAGCCGGGCCGTGTCCGCGTCGACAGTGAGCTC
This region includes:
- a CDS encoding SDR family NAD(P)-dependent oxidoreductase, with translation MSGLLNGKNAVIYGGGGAIGAAVARVFVREGARVFIAGRTQAKLDAVARDIAAMGGAVETAQVDVLDQEAVEKHADEIAATAGGIDIALNAVSVMHDQGTLLADLSVEEFMRPIDGFLQGLFITSKAVARHMGGERPGVILTLSEPGSKLAVGGILGHGVSAAGKEAFTRLLAAELAPSNIRVIGIRPHAVVDAPAAGSYTKDLFKPLAAGAGQSVQELLEDGSMAQSTLLKRLPTLSEVAETAAFLASDRAGSITGTITNLTAGTLTD